A section of the Streptomyces sp. Je 1-369 genome encodes:
- the phoU gene encoding phosphate signaling complex protein PhoU: MRDAYHEELDSIGDSLVEMARLVGSAIGRATTAMLDADLKMAESVIAADQKVDDLQHDLEARAIALLARQQPVATDLRIVVTSLRMSADLERSGDLAQHVAKLARLRFPDSAVPRDLHATILEMGQLAQRLMAKAAEVIITKDVDLALQLEQDDDEMDHLHRTLFQHLMDDRWKHGIETAVDVTLLGRYYERFADHAVSVAKRVVYLVTGEHADEIQPVGQAPVEGA, encoded by the coding sequence ATGCGGGACGCGTACCACGAGGAACTTGACTCGATCGGCGACAGCCTGGTCGAGATGGCCCGCCTCGTCGGGTCCGCGATCGGGCGCGCCACGACGGCCATGCTCGACGCCGACCTGAAGATGGCGGAGAGCGTGATCGCCGCCGACCAGAAGGTCGACGATCTGCAGCACGACCTGGAGGCGCGTGCGATAGCCCTGCTGGCGCGCCAGCAGCCGGTCGCCACGGATCTGCGCATCGTGGTCACCTCGCTGCGCATGAGCGCCGATCTGGAGCGCTCGGGCGACCTCGCCCAGCACGTCGCGAAGCTGGCGAGGCTCCGCTTCCCCGACTCGGCGGTGCCGCGGGACCTGCACGCCACGATCCTGGAGATGGGCCAGCTCGCGCAGCGCCTGATGGCGAAGGCGGCGGAGGTCATCATCACCAAGGACGTCGACCTGGCGCTCCAGCTGGAGCAGGACGACGACGAGATGGACCATTTGCACCGCACGCTGTTCCAGCACCTGATGGACGACCGTTGGAAGCACGGCATCGAGACGGCCGTGGACGTGACGCTCCTCGGCCGCTACTACGAGCGCTTCGCGGACCACGCGGTGTCGGTCGCGAAGCGGGTCGTGTACCTGGTCACGGGCGAGCACGCGGACGAGATACAGCCGGTGGGGCAGGCGCCGGTGGAGGGGGCGTAG
- a CDS encoding GNAT family N-acetyltransferase: MEPGVTDLKHFQRGSLPEGFRQMLIDVHTDAYADQMDDPFHQRFAWFVDHWTAMDGFSCVVAYEGDEPAGFAYGAPLVPGREWWRSTPYKPSDNCSSTYAVSEVMVRPAWRKRGIADRLHEALVEERTEDIAVLLVDVTHPKVQALYEIWGYARVGEQQPFADSPVYAVMVKDLGESP, from the coding sequence ATGGAGCCGGGCGTGACCGACCTGAAGCACTTCCAGCGCGGAAGCCTCCCCGAAGGCTTCCGGCAGATGCTCATCGACGTCCACACCGACGCCTACGCCGACCAGATGGATGACCCTTTCCACCAGCGCTTCGCCTGGTTCGTCGACCACTGGACCGCCATGGACGGCTTCTCCTGTGTGGTGGCGTACGAGGGAGATGAACCGGCCGGCTTCGCCTACGGCGCTCCGCTCGTACCGGGCCGGGAGTGGTGGCGCTCAACCCCCTACAAGCCGAGCGACAACTGCTCCTCCACCTACGCCGTGTCCGAGGTGATGGTGCGCCCGGCTTGGCGCAAGCGGGGGATCGCCGATCGACTGCACGAGGCGCTGGTTGAGGAACGCACCGAAGACATCGCCGTGCTGCTGGTCGACGTCACGCACCCCAAGGTGCAGGCGCTCTACGAGATATGGGGTTACGCCAGAGTCGGCGAGCAGCAGCCGTTCGCCGATTCACCGGTGTACGCGGTCATGGTCAAGGACCTCGGCGAGAGCCCGTAG